The Rhea pennata isolate bPtePen1 chromosome 9, bPtePen1.pri, whole genome shotgun sequence genome has a segment encoding these proteins:
- the A4GNT gene encoding LOW QUALITY PROTEIN: alpha-1,4-N-acetylglucosaminyltransferase (The sequence of the model RefSeq protein was modified relative to this genomic sequence to represent the inferred CDS: deleted 1 base in 1 codon), with protein sequence MSKVLCDWGIHGTTEPVLLCAWSPSCPSYLQKSLCGLQRVLASSSAASFWYFCNPHNCRIRVPLSLQAIATSPSSALTALEPYNSVSTSRFGSEIVWTPPAPRWAPEDAMAWYLGATCCNSLPQEKYTCLRHNFKGQRKTRMMKKIQICLCFFFVSGILYEISLLSGCIFSCIPLSKHFLTPEQVLSLGKSIIFLETTERLEPPPLVSCSVESAARIYPDRPIILFMKGLNNETALDSNSSYTAFSLLSSMNNVFIFPLQMETLFKDTPLLQWYNQINPEQEKNWVHISSDASRLALIWKYGGIYMDTDVISIRPIPEASFLAAQKSQFSSNGIFGFPSYHRFIWNCMRNFVLKYNGKIWGNQGPFLMTRMLKAICNLTDFVGLEDHSCQNISFLNPQRFYPIPYPAWRKYYEVWDKSPNFNHSYALHLWNFMNNNQKAVVAGSNTLAEKLYKTYCPTTYKDLIQRTEEREFTQYKASA encoded by the exons CTGCCTCTTTCTGGTACTTCTGCAACCCCCATAACTGCAGGATCCGAGTCCCTCTCAGCCTTCAGG CGATCGCTACCTCCCCCTCATCAGCACTCACAGCTCTGGAGCCATATAATTCCGTAAGCACATCACGATTTGGCAGTGAAATCGTCTGGACACCTCCTGCTCCTCGATGGGCACCTGAGGACGCAATGGCATGGTATTTGGGAGCCACTTGCTGTAACAGCTTGCCACAGGAGAAG TATACATGTCTAAGGCACAACTTCAAAggccaaaggaaaacaagaatgaTGAAGAAAATCCAGATATGCCTCTGCTTCTTCTTCGTCTCTGGCATTTTGTATGAGATATCCTTGCTGTCAGGCTGCATCTTCTCCTGTATCCCTCTGTCCAAGCACTTCCTGACACCTGAGCAGGTTCTGAGCCTTGGTAAAAGCATCATCTTTCTGGAGACCACGGAGCGCCTGGAGCCCCCTCCACTGGTTTCCTGCTCTGTGGAATCTGCTGCCAGGATTTACCCTGACAGGCCCATCATCCTTTTCATGAAAGGACTTAATAACGAAACAGCGTTGGACTCAAACTCCAGCTACACCGCCTTCTCGCTTTTATCATCTATGAACAATGTCTTCATTTTCCCCCTCCAGATGGAAACTCTCTTCAAGGACACCCCTCTGCTCCAGTGGTACAACCAG ATAAACCCAGAGCAGGAGAAGAACTGGGTTCACATCAGTTCTGATGCCAGCAGACTGGCACTCATTTGGAAATACGGGGGGATCTACATGGACACGGATGTCATCTCCATCAGGCCTATTCCAGAGGCAAGCTTCCTGGCAGCACAGAAGTCTCAGTTCTCCAGCAATGGGATCTTTGGCTTTCCTTCCTATCACAGATTTATTTGGAACTGCATGAGGAATTTTGTTCTAAAGTACAATGGGAAAATTTGGGGCAACCAGGGGCCCTTTTTAATGACAAGGATGCTGAAAGCCATCTGTAATCTCACAGATTTTGTGGGCCTTGAGGATCACAGCTGCCAGAACATCTCCTTCTTAAATCCCCAACGTTTCTATCCCATCCCGTACCCAGCCTGGAGAAAGTACTATGAGGTGTGGGACAAAAGCCCTAATTTCAACCACTCCTATGCACTGCACTTGTGGAACTTCATGAACAATAACCAGAAAGCAGTAGTTGCGGGGAGCAATACACTGGCAGAAAAACTGTACAAAACATACTGCCCCACAACATACAAGGATTTGattcaaagaacagaagagagagagttCACACAGTATAAAGCCTCTGCTTGA